A part of Fusarium oxysporum Fo47 chromosome III, complete sequence genomic DNA contains:
- a CDS encoding NUDE protein, translating into MAEPPSSPPGPGASVEDTLGWYKSQYEQLESELAEFRDSSRELEQELEKDIERAEKQERHHQEKAEALGFEVEEWKRKYRESKTEASASQNALEKEITTLRDTNRTLQMKLRDIEVANDDFERQARNTTSSLEDMESKYNQAIERAVMMEEEIKIGEQEREQLRIESQRLREELGDLKIEAELLQDKIKKQESRHLSTISTDLSVLESPTFDHPASPGSTASSPLITTPPDSKSPVPDEDTLSELPDPPSPPMSDVSGTLPKMASRTPATSRASGRSRLPSSDNSVTPKPRSKPPTKTTRAPGSRISTGGTTTMRTPANRAVGPRSASHKLPASNSLTHIRTLTAQMQRLEARVHSARSKLPGPTRTPPRASPRTSVYSSTNVPSSVTIRSRKRTGGSTASSVAGDDMTPTTGIPTPATKGSHVPRLSTSGVSRLSFGPLPNRGGPEEISRPSSRASVTSYARPPSRTAGEMIPRPVSRASLSGTRTPMGRPRSSMGGSIHGHSASISHLDLEEEDEGEFRTPSRRGTYSNGEGSAIPMPTIRRQSGSRRISANTMRSSVSGPRKLSDLGETY; encoded by the exons ATGGCAGAGCCTCCATCCTCCCCGCCAGGTCCTGGGGCCAGTGTCGAGGATACCCTCGGCTGGTACAAGTCACAGTATGAACAATTAGAATCCGAACTGGCCGAATTCAGGGATTCGAGTAGGGAGCTTGAGCaggagttggagaaggataTCGAGAGAGCAGAGAAGCAGGAGCGACATCACCAAGAAAAAGCCGAAGCACTTGGTTTCGAGGTTGAGGAGTGGAAG AGAAAATACAGAGAATCGAAAACAGAGGCCAGCGCATCCCAGAATGCGCTTGAGAAAGAAATCACCACACTTCGAGACACAAACAGGACTTTGCAAATGAAGCTGAGGGATATTGAAGTTGCCAACGATGACTTTGAGCGACAGGCGCGCAACACCACGTCATCTCTGGAAGATATGGAGTCAAAGTACAACCAGGCGATTGAGAGGGCTGTcatgatggaggaggagatcaagaTTGGCGAGCAGGAGCGTGAACAACTACGTATCGAGTCACAGCGCTTGCGCGAGGAACTGGGCGACCTCAAGATTGAAGCAGAGCTTCTGCaggacaagatcaagaaacAGGAATCTCGTCACCTGTCCACCATTTCAACCGACCTTTCTGTCCTCGAGTCGCCAACTTTCGATCACCCCGCCTCTCCCGGCTCTACAGCCAGCTCTCCTCTTATTACCACGCCTCCAGATTCTAAGTCGCCTGTACCAGACGAGGACACTCTTTCCGAACTTCCTGACCCGCCTTCGCCTCCTATGTCTGATGTCTCTGGAACTCTTCCCAAGATGGCATCGAGAACTCCCGCTACTTCCAGAGCGTCTGGTCGTTCTCGTTTGCCCTCGTCCGACAACAGTGTTACTCCCAAGCCTCGATCTAAACCTCCTACCAAGACGACCCGTGCGCCTGGTAGCCGTATCTCGACTGGTGGCACAACGACAATGCGCACGCCAGCCAACCGTGCCGTTGGGCCTCGCTCGGCTTCTCACAAACTTCCCGCCTCTAACTCGCTCACCCATATTCGAACTCTTACCGCTCAGATGCAACGCCTCGAGGCTCGTGTGCACTCCGCGCGATCTAAGCTTCCCGGGCCGACTCGTACTCCACCTCGCGCCTCACCTCGAACGTCGGTTTATAGCTCTACCAATGTGCCTTCGTCGGTTACGATCCGTTCTCGTAAGCGCACTGGTGGCTCTACCGCATCTTCAGTTGCAGGCGACGACATGACACCAACCACCGGTATTCCAACACCAGCAACCAAGGGAAGCCATGTGCCCCGTCTTAGCACGTCTGGGGTTAGCCGCTTATCATTTGGCCCATTGCCGAACCGTGGAGGTCCGgaggagatcagcaggcCGAGCTCACGTGCTAGTGTCACTTCGTATGCCCGACCGCCCTCAAGAACCGCCGGAGAAATGATCCCACGACCCGTTTCAAGGGCATCACTCTCAGGAACTCGAACACCCATGGGCCGACCTCGCTCCTCGATGGGAGGATCCATTCATGGCCACTCTGCCAGCATTAGCCACCTGGACCtagaggaagaggatgagggagAGTTCCGAACGCCAAGCCGCAGGGGTACATACTCGAACGGTGAAGGCAGCGCTATCCCCATGCCAACAATTCGACGCCAGAGCGGGAGCCGAAGGATAAGCGCCAATACAATGAGGTCCAGTGTATCCGGCCCAAGGAAGCTGAGCGACCTGGGAGAGACCTACTAA
- a CDS encoding acetyl-CoA carboxylase ACC1, with translation MTEISAGAQEGANGRSVPYVNGKASYAEKFQIADHFIGGNRLENAPPSKVKDFVGQNDGHTVITNVLIANNGIAAVKEIRSVRKWAYETFGDERAIHFTVMATPEDLQANAEYIRMADHYVEVPGGTNNHNYANVELIVDIAERMNVHAVWAGWGHASENPKLPESLAASPNKIVFIGPPGSAMRSLGDKISSTIVAQHAEVPCIPWSGTGVDEVAVDDKGIVTVADDIYAKGCVTSWEEGLERAKEIGFPVMIKASEGGGGKGIRKATEEEGFEALYKAAASEIPGSPIFIMKLAGNARHLEVQLLADQYGNNISLFGRDCSVQRRHQKIIEEAPVTIAKPDTFKAMEDAAVRLGKLVGYVSAGTVEYLYSHADDKFYFLELNPRLQVEHPTTEMVSGVNLPAAQLQIAMGIPLHRIRDIRLLYGVDPKTSSEIDFEFKNEGTSMSQRRPQPKGHTTACRITSEDPGEGFKPSNGVMHELNFRSSSNVWGYFSVGSQGGIHSFSDSQFGHIFAYGENRSASRKHMVMALKELSIRGDFRTTIEYLIKLLETEAFEDNTISTGWLDELISKRLTAERPETMLAVVCGAVTKAHIASEACMAEYRAGLEKGQVPSKDVLKTVFTIDFIYEGYRYKFTATRASVDSYHLFINGSKCSIGVRSLSDGGLLVLLDGRSHNVYWKEEVGATRLSVDSKTCLLEQENDPTQLRSPSPGKLVKYSVENGAHVRAGQAFAEVEVMKMYMPLVAQEDGVVQLIKQPGATLEAGDILGILALDDPSRVKQAQAFVDKLPAYGEPVVVGAKPAQRFSLLYNILHNILLGYDNSVIMANTLKELIEVLRDPELPYSEWNAQFSALHSRMPQKLDAQFTQIVERSKSRHGEFPAKALTKAFNKFLEDNVDAGDAELLKGTLSPLTEVLDMYAEGQKNRELNVIKGLLEQYWEVENLFMNQPQEDAVILQLRDQHKEDIMKVVHTVLSHSRVSSKSSLILAILEEYRPNKPKAGSIAKNLRETLRLLTELQSRPTSKVSLKAREIMIQCALPSLEERTAQMEHILRSSVIESRYGETGWDHREPSLDIIKEVVDSKYTVFDVLTMFFAHDDPWVSLASLEVYVRRAYRAYILKQIEYHQDENDAPQFVSWDFQLRKLGQSEFGLPLQSAAPSTPATPSGGEFNFKRIHSISDMSYLTGKWEDEPTRKGVIVPCKYIDDAEDLIAKALEALALEQKQKKKNTPGTPGLIPDLSGKRKPAQPKQHEEELSAVINVAIRDLESRDDREALEDILPIVEQFKDELLARGVRRLTFICGHSDGSYPGYYTFRGPEYKEDDSIRHSEPALAFQLELARLSKFHIKPVFTENKSIHVYEGIGKNVDTDKRYFTRAVIRPGRLRDEIPTAEYLISEADRVVNDIFDALEIIGNNNSDLNQVFINFSPVFQLQPKEVEESLQGFLDRFGIRAWRLRIAQVEIRIICTDPQTGEPYPLRVVITNTSGYVVDVDMYAERKSEKGEWVFHSIGGTHEKGPMHLMPVSTPYATKNWLQPKRYKAHLMGTQYVYDFPELFRQAIQNSWVKAVKAQPSLASQQPKTGDCISFTELVLDDKDSLDEVNREPGTNTCGMVGWIFRARTPEYPNGRRFIVIANDITYKIGSFGPKEDDFFHKCTELARKLGIPRIYLSANSGARLGLADELMGHFKVAWNNPEKQDSGFKYLYLDEETKTRFEKDVITEEVSEDGEKRHKIVTIVGKEDGLGVECLRGSGLIAGATSRAYNDIFTVTLVTCRSVGIGAYLVRLGQRAVQIEGQPIILTGAPALNNLLGREVYTSNLQLGGTQIMYRNGVSHMTANDDFAGVSKIVEWMSFVPEKRNSPVPVSPSVDDWNRDITYFPPQKQPYDVRWMISGREGENGFESGLFDKDSFVEALGGWAKTVVVGRARLGGIPMGVIAVEVRSVENITPADPANPDSIEQVSNEAGGVWYPNSAFKTAQAINDFNNGEQLPLMILANWRGFSGGQRDMYNEVLKYGSFIVDALVKYEQPIFIYIPPFGELRGGSWVVVDPTINSTAMEMYADTEARGGVLEPEGIIGIKYRKDKQVQTMARMDPTYAGLKKQLEDSSLSTEETDEIKKKMAIREKQLLPVYAQIAVQFADLHDRAGRMKAKGVIRDVLEWTNARRFFYWRLRRRLNEEYILRRMTSTIISTSHSQTATKNTETRDRYLHLLRSWSGIVDWEKNDQAVTEWYETERKTISEKVETLKSEVLAAEVASVVRGHAKAGWTGVREVLRVMPVEEREQILKYLQQ, from the exons ATGACTGAGATCTCAGCTGGTGCCCAGGAGGGTGCCAATGGGCGGTCGGTGCCCTATGTCAATGGCAAGGCGTCGTATGCAGAGAAGTTCCAAATTGCAGACCACTTCATCGGCGGCAACCGATTGGAGAATGCTCCTCCGagcaaggtcaaggactTTGTTGGCCAGAATGATGGTCACACTGTCATCACCAAC GTTCTCATTGCCAACAACGGTATCGCTGCCGTTAAGGAGATTCGATCAGTCCGAAAATGGGCTTACGAGACGTTCGGTGACGAGCGAGCCATTCACTTCACTGTGATGGCCACCCCCGAAGATCTGCAGGCCAACGCAGAATACATTAGAATGGCCGACCACTACGTCGAGGTTCCCGGCGGCACAAACAACCACAACTATGCCAACGTCGAGCTGATTGTGGATATTGCTGAGCGCATGAATGTCCATGCCGTCTGGGCTGGATG GGGTCATGCCTCAGAAAACCCAAAGTTGCCAGAGTCGCTGGCCGCCTCCCCCAACAAGATTGTCTTCATCGGACCTCCTGGATCTGCCATGCGATCACTAGGTGACAAGATTTCCTCCACAATTGTAGCACAGCACGCCGAGGTGCCGTGTATTCCTTGGTCAGGAACAGGCGTTGACGAAGTCGCCGTGGACGACAAGGGCATTGTCACCGTCGCCGATGATATCTATGCCAAGGGTTGCGTAACATCATGGGAGGAGGGTCTTGAGAGGGCCAAGGAGATTGGCTTCCCTGTCATGATCAAGGCTTCCGAAGGCGGTGGTGGTAAGGGTATCCGAAAGGCTACCGAGGAGGAGGGCTTCGAGGCTCTCTACAAGGCCGCTGCCAGCGAAATCCCCGGTTCTCCCATtttcatcatgaagcttgCTGGCAACGCTCGACATCTTGAGgtccagcttcttgctgATCAATACGGAAACAACATCTCCCTCTTCGGTCGTGATTGTTCCGTTCAGCGACGCCACCAGAAGATTATTGAGGAGGCTCCCGTTACCATTGCGAAGCCCGATACGTTCAAGGCTATGGAGGATGCCGCTGTTCGTCTCGGTAAGCTCGTTGGTTACGTCTCCGCCGGTACCGTCGAGTACCTCTACTCCCACGCCGACGACAAGTTCTACTTCCTGGAGCTCAACCCCCGTCTCCAGGTCGAGCATCCTACCACTGAGATGGTCAGTGGTGTCAACCTGCCCGCTGCCCAGCTTCAGATTGCCATGGGTATCCCTCTCCACAGAATCCGTGATATTCGACTCCTGTACGGTGTCGACCCCAAGACCTCAAGCGAGATCGACTTTGAGTTCAAGAACGAGGGCACATCTATGAGCCAGCGACGACCCCAGCCCAAGGGCCACACCACTGCTTGCCGTATCACCTCTGAGGATCCTGGTGAGGGCTTCAAGCCTTCCAACGGTGTGATGCACGAGCTTAACTTCAGGAGTAGCTCCAATGTCTGGGGTTACTTCTCCGTCGGTTCTCAGGGTGGTATTCACAGTTTCTCAGACAGTCAGTTTGGCCACATCTTCGCCTATGGTGAGAACCGTTCTGCATCGAGGAAGCACATGGTCATGGCTCTTAAGGAACTGAGCATTCGTGGTGATTTCCGAACCACCATCGAAtatctcatcaagcttctcgagaccGAGGCTTTTGAGgacaacaccatctccacTGGTTGGTTGGATGAGCTTATCTCCAAGCGTCTTACTGCTGAGCGACCCGAGACCATGCTTGCTGTTGTCTGTGGTGCTGTCACCAAGGCTCACATTGCCAGCGAGGCTTGCATGGCTGAGTACCGAGCCGGACTTGAGAAGGGTCAAGTGCCCTCTAAGGACGTTCTCAAGACCGTCTTCACCATCGACTTCATCTACGAGGGTTACCGTTACAAGTTCACTGCCACACGCGCCAGCGTTGACAGCTAccacctcttcatcaacggTTCCAAGTGCTCTATTGGTGTCCGCTCTCTGAGCGATGGTGgtctccttgtccttcttgacGGCCGCAGTCACAACGTCTACTGGAAGGAAGAGGTTGGTGCTACCCGTCTTTCCGTCGACAGCAAGACCTGCTTGCTGGAGCAGGAGAACGATCCTACCCAGCTTCGATCTCCCAGCCCCGGTAAGCTTGTCAAGTACTCTGTCGAGAACGGTGCCCATGTTCGTGCCGGCCAGGCTTTCGCCGAGGTCGAGGTCATGAAGATGTACATGCCTCTCgttgctcaagaagatggtgTCGTCCAGCTCATCAAGCAGCCCGGAGCTACTCTCGAGGCTGGTGACATCCTCGGTATCTTGGCCCTTGACGACCCCAGCCGCGTCAAGCAGGCCCAGGCTTTCGTCGACAAACTCCCCGCCTATGGCGAGCCTGTTGTTGTCGGTGCCAAGCCCGCTCAGCGCTTCTCTCTCCTCTACAACATCCTCCATAACATTCTCCTGGGTTACGACAACTCTGTCATCATGGCCAACAccctcaaggagctcatTGAGGTTCTCCGTGATCCCGAGCTTCCCTACAGCGAGTGGAACGCCCAGTTCTCTGCTCTCCACTCTCGTATGCCACAGAAGCTTGACGCTCAGTTCACTCAGATCGTTGAGCGCAGCAAGTCTCGCCACGGAGAGTTCCCCGCCAAGGCTCTCACCAAGGCTTTCAACAAGTTCCTCGAGGACaatgttgatgctggcgaTGCCGAACTTCTCAAGGGCACCCTCTCCCCTCTTACCGAGGTTCTCGACATGTACGCCGAGGGCCAGAAGAACCGAGAGCTTAACGTCATTAAGGGTCTTCTTGAGCAGTATTGGGAGGTTGAGAACCTCTTCATGAACCAGCCTCAGGAGGATGCTGTTATTCTTCAGCTGCGTGACCAGCACAAGGAGGACATCATGAAGGTTGTTCACACTGTTCTCTCTCACAGCCGTGTCAGCTCCAAGAGTTCTCTTATCCTGGCCATCCTTGAGGAGTACCGCCCCAACAAGCCTAAGGCTGGAAGCATCGCCAAGAACCTTCGCGAGACTCTCCGCCTGCTCACTGAGCTCCAGTCGCGTCCTACCTCCAAGGTTTCCCTCAAGGCTCGTGAGATCATGATCCAGTGTGCTCTCCCCTCCCTTGAGGAGCGAACCGCCCAGATGGAGCACATCCTCCGTTCTTCCGTCATCGAGTCGCGATACGGTGAGACTGGTTGGGACCACCGAGAGCCtagccttgatatcatcaaggagGTCGTTGACTCCAAGTACACCGTTTTCGATGTCTTGACCATGTTCTTCGCTCACGACGATCCTTGGGTGTCTCTGGCTTCTCTTGAGGTTTATGTTCGCCGAGCTTACCGTGCGTACATCCTCAAGCAGATCGAGTACCACCAGGATGAAAACGATGCTCCTCAGTTCGTTTCTTGGGACTTCCAGCTCCGAAAGCTCGGACAGTCTGAGTTTGGTCTTCCTCTGCAGTCTGCTGCTCCTTCTACTCCTGCTACCCCTAGCGGAGGCGAGTTCAACTTTAAGCGAATCCACTCGATCAGTGATATGTCTTATCTTACTGGCAAGTGGGAGGACGAGCCTACACGAAAGGGTGTCATTGTTCCTTGCAAGTACAtcgatgatgctgaggacctcattgccaaggctcttgaggctcttgcccttgagcagaagcagaagaagaagaacacCCCCGGCACTCCCGGTCTCATCCCCGACCTCAGCGGTAAGCGCAAGCCTGCCCAGCCCAAGCAGCACGAGGAAGAACTCTCCGCTGTTATCAACGTCGCCATCCGCGATCTTGAGAGCCGCGATGACCGAGAGGCCCTCGAAGATATTCTCCCTATTGTTGAGCAGTTCAAGGATGAGCTCCTTGCCCGTGGTGTCCGCCGCCTGACATTCATCTGCGGCCACAGCGATGGTTCCTACCCCGGTTACTACACTTTCCGTGGACCCGAGTACAAGGAGGATGACAGTATTCGTCACAGCGAGCCTGCTCTTGCTTTccagcttgagcttgctcGTCTCAGCAAGTTCCACATCAAGCCTGTCTTCACTGAGAACAAGAGTATCCACGTTTACGAGGGTATTGGCAAGAACGTGGACACCGACAAGCGATACTTCACCCGTGCTGTCATCCGACCTGGTCGTCTCCGAGACGAGATCCCTACTGCTGAGTATCTCATCTCTGAGGCTGATCGCGTTGTCAACGATATCTTCGATGCTCTCGAAATTATTGGCAACAACAACTCTGATCTGAACCAGgtcttcatcaacttctctccTGTGTTCCAGCTTCAGCCCAAGGAGGTCGAGGAGAGTCTCCAGGGCTTCCTTGACCGATTCGGTATCCGTGCTTGGAGACTCCGTATCGCCCAGGTCGAGATCCGCATCATCTGCACTGACCCTCAGACTGGCGAGCCTTACCCTCTTCGTGttgtcatcaccaacacctcCGGCTACGTTGTCGATGTCGACATGTACGCCGAGCGCAAGTCGGAGAAGGGTGAGTGGGTCTTCCACAGCATTGGCGGCACTCACGAGAAGGGTCCTATGCATCTGATGCCCGTTTCTACCCCCTATGCCACCAAGAACTGGCTCCAGCCCAAGCGTTACAAGGCTCATCTTATGGGAACTCAGTACGTTTACGATTTCCCTGAGCTCTTCCGACAGGCTATCCAGAACTCGTGGGTCAAGGCCGTCAAGGCTCAGCCTAGCCTGGCTTCCCAGCAGCCCAAGACCGGTGACTGCATCAGCTTCACTGAGCTTGTTCTCGATGACAAGGACAGCCTTGATGAGGTCAACCGTGAGCCTGGTACCAACACCTGTGGTATGGTCGGTTGGATCTTCAGAGCCCGCACCCCTGAATACCCCAACGGCCGTCGCTTCATCGTCATTGCCAACGATATCACCTACAAGATTGGTTCATTCGGTCCTAAGGAAGACGACTTCTTCCACAAGTGCACTGAGCTTGCTCGCAAGCTGGGTATCCCCCGTATCTACCTGTCTGCTAACTCTGGTGCtcgtcttggccttgctgaTGAGCTCATGGGCCACTTCAAGGTTGCTTGGAACAACCCCGAGAAGCAGGATTCTGGCTTCAAGTACCTCTACCTCGATGAGGAGACCAAGACTCGCTTCGAGAAGGACGTCATCACCGAGGAAGTCTCCGAGGATGGTGAGAAGCGACACAAGATCGTCACCATCGTTGGTAAGGAGGACGGTCTCGGTGTTGAGTGTCTGCGAGGCTCTGGTCTCATTGCTGGTGCCACCAGCCGCGCCTACAACGACATCTTCACTGTCACCCTTGTCACTTGCCGATCCGTTGGTATTGGCGCCTACCTCGTCCGTCTTGGCCAGCGTGCTGTCCAGATTGAGGGTCAGCCCATCATCTTGACTGGTGCCCCTGCCCTCAACAACCTGCTTGGTCGTGAGGTCTACACCTCTAACCTTCAGCTTGGTGGCACTCAGATCATGTACCGCAACGGTGTCTCTCACATGACCGCCAACGATGACTTCGCTGGTGTCTCCAAGATCGTCGAGTGGATGTCATTCGTCCCCGAGAAGCGCAACAGCCCTGTCCCTGTCAGCCCTAGTGTTGATGACTGGAACCGTGACATTACCTACTTCCCTCCCCAGAAACAGCCTTACGATGTCCGATGGATGATCAGTGGTCGCGAGGGCGAGAACGGCTTCGAGTCTGGTCTCTTTGATAAGGACTCTTTCGTTGAAGCTCTCGGCGGCTGGGCCAagactgttgttgttggtcgTGCTCGTCTCGGTGGCATCCCCATGGGTGTTATCGCTGTCGAGGTCCGCTCTGTGGAGAACATCACTCCTGCTGACCCTGCCAACCCCGACTCTATCGAGCAGGTCAGCAACGAGGCTGGTGGTGTCTGGTACCCCAACTCCGCCTTCAAGACTGCCCAGGCTATCAACGACTTCAACAATGGTGAGCAGCTTCCTCTCATGATCCTTGCCAACTGGCGTGGTTTCTCTGGTGGTCAGCGCGACATGTACAACGAGGTCCTCAAGTACGGTTCTTTCATCGTCGATGCCCTTGTCAAGTACGAGCAGCCCATCTTCATCTACATTCCTCCCTTTGGTGAGCTCCGTGGTGGATCTTGGGTCGTCGTCGATCCTACCATCAACTCCACTGCCATGGAGATGTACGCCGACACCGAGGCCCGTGGTGGTGTTCTTGAGCCTGAGGGTATCATTGGTATCAAGTACCGCAAGGACAAGCAAGTCCAGACCATGGCCCGCATGGATCCTACCTATGCTGgtctcaagaagcagctcgaggaTTCTAGCCTGTCCACGGAGGAGACCGACGAGattaagaagaagatggccatccGTGAGAAGCAGCTGCTGCCCGTGTACGCCCAGATTGCCGTGCAGTTCGCCGATCTCCACGACCGTGCTGGCCGCATGAAGGCCAAGGGTGTCATCCGTGACGTTCTTGAGTGGACCAACGCTCGACGCTTCTTCTACTGGCGTCTTCGCCGACGTCTCAACGAGGAGTACATCCTCCGCCGCATGACTTCTACCATCATCAGCACTTCGCACAGCCAGACTGCTACCAAGAACACGGAGACTCGTGACAGATACCTGCACCTTCTCCGCAGTTGGTCAGGCATTGTTGATTGGGAGAAGAACGACCAGGCGGTTACTGAGTGGTACGAGACTGAGCGCAAGACCATCAGCGAGAAGGTCGAGACGCTCAAGTCTGAGGTGTTGGCAGCTGAGGTTGCCAGCGTTGTCCGTGGCCATGCTAAGGCTGGATGGACTGGTGTTCGTGAGGTGCTTAGAGTCATGCCCGTTGAGGAGCGGGAGCAGATTCTCAAGTACCTCCAGCAgtaa